In Parasteatoda tepidariorum isolate YZ-2023 chromosome 2, CAS_Ptep_4.0, whole genome shotgun sequence, one DNA window encodes the following:
- the LOC107439142 gene encoding cilia- and flagella-associated protein 157-like: protein MNENRPKRSDTLGSSLQEADGEGPEDAASLEKGKRRRLRRPPTQGSRRTKSTASSQDELTKETTTVESDPRDILENRVKELEMQLEQVEDHYVNLTEEVKIARSQSEVEQEDYEDIVSVAKRNVQKTVSKILEKQDRKRELQSKMGDTQEEVFSEERQRKRNQAKEEEALIRNIVILQTKILILEGKKSERDRILSKISEAEKELSEMDERHDKSLQETKSEMIEKFEKICYELRDPIKALSNQISQLSQSQQVAALKQRTLYILETRYKQASSLLLKIYDDNKELREKAQSLKRELNVSNSLAQAMSVEVKKTKQELTNETAYQKKDSKDKDVNSTTQNNFIELQNLKKQIKDLETRCFGMLDYKQELNEILSDQRQYITLLEEKEEKQRIAHEKMSSMSKVAENFLLKQDDQEIPDDILDHSDFLESMSNLLMEAVESKNIPESCISSSSSAFYEKGFIGLIPKRN, encoded by the exons atgaatgaaaatcgCCCTAAGAGATCAGATACGTTGGGAAGCAGTTTGCAGGAGGCAGATGGAGAAGGACCAGAAGATGCGGCTTCTTTGGAGAAAGGGAAACGTCGGAGATTAAGGAGACCACCGACGCAAGGTTCCCGGAGGACCAAGAGCACAGCTTCTTCTCAAGATGAATTAACGAAAGAGACAACGACCGTTGAATCAGATCCCAGAGACATCCTCGAAAATCGAGTGAAGGAACTAGAGATGCAGCTTGAGCA agtaGAAGATCATTATGTAAATCTAACAGAGGAGGTCAAAATTGCACGATCTCAATCTGAAGTGGAGCAAGAAGACTACGAAGACATTGTCTCAGTTGCTAAGAGAAACGTCCAGAAAACGGTTTCCAAAATTCTGGAGAAACAGGATAGGAAAAGGGAACTACAGAGCAAAATGGGTGATACACAGGAAGAAGTATTTTCAGAGGAAAGACAAAGAAAGAGAAATCAAGCCAAGGAAGAAGAAGCCTTGATAAGGAACATTGTCATATTGC aaactaaaattctaatattagaaGGAAAGAAAAGTGAACGAGATCgaatattaagtaaaatcagCGAAGCCGAGAAAGAACTTTCAGAGATGGATGAGCGCCATGATAAATCTCTTCAAGAGACTAAATCTGAAATgattgaaaagtttgaaaa aatttgctACGAATTGCGAGATCCCATCAAAGCATTGTCAAACCAAATAAGCCAACTTTCACAATCTCAACAAGTTGCCGCTCTCAAACAACGCACACTCTACATACTGGAAACACGATACAAGCAAGCATCTTctttacttcttaaaatttacgACGACAACAAAGAACTTCGAGAAAAGGCGCAATCTCTTAAACGAGAGCTAAATGTGAGCAACTCTTTGGCTCAAGCAATGTCGGTAGAAGTTAAAAAGACCAAACAG GAATTAACTAACGAAACTGCTTATCAGAAGAAAGATAGCAAGGACAAGGACGTAAATTCTACAACACAGAATAACTTTATTGAACtacaaaatctgaaaaaacAGATAAAAGACTTAGAGACAAGA tgCTTCGGAATGTTGGACTACAAACAGGagcttaatgaaatattatctgATCAAAGGCAATATATTACATTACTGgaggaaaaggaagaaaaacaaagaatagCTCATGAAAAAATGTCATCGATGTCAAAAGTTgccgaaaattttcttttaaaacaagatgatcag GAAATACCCGATGATATTTTGGATCACTCTGATTTCTTGGAAAGTATGTCGAATCTTCTGATGGAAGCCGttgaatctaaaaatatacCCGAATCATGCATCAGTAGCAGCAGCAG TGCATTCTATGAAAAAGGTTTTATTGGCCTAATACCTAAAAGAAATTGA